From Pelosinus fermentans DSM 17108, the proteins below share one genomic window:
- a CDS encoding RNA-binding S4 domain-containing protein, which translates to MEEIGINTATIQLDQFLKWAGIIESGGQVKLLIEDGLVFINGAQIHERRKKILPGDIIEITDIGKWKVTTE; encoded by the coding sequence ATGGAAGAAATAGGGATAAATACAGCTACCATTCAGCTGGATCAATTTTTAAAATGGGCAGGGATTATTGAATCTGGTGGACAAGTTAAATTATTGATTGAAGACGGTCTTGTCTTTATTAATGGTGCCCAAATTCATGAACGACGCAAAAAGATACTACCTGGTGATATAATTGAAATTACAGATATTGGAAAATGGAAAGTAACGACTGAATAA
- the recF gene encoding DNA replication/repair protein RecF (All proteins in this family for which functions are known are DNA-binding proteins that assist the filamentation of RecA onto DNA for the initiation of recombination or recombinational repair.), which translates to MKVNKIILRNIRNYVNLSLDFTQGINIFIGQNAQGKTNILESIYYGAMGRSHRTNVDAELIRWQQEDGSITIEFSRMNIENSLVMKLSNSQKKEIISNHYAIKPRELIGLLNVVLFSPEDLMLIKGMPAMRRRFLDIEISQANPSYYQQLLKYNRIVSQRNNLLKKIRENKDKPDMLDAWDEQLAVAASKIVTKRQEAVKKLAMLANLMHRKITASKENLTLVYHKHEITETGAENLIKEYKAKFVQQRQNDIWRGSTSIGPHKDDLILTVNGINLRTFGSQGQQRTGVLSLKLAELEFIKSETGEYPILLLDDVMSELDATRREHLLVFIKDRVQTIITATEEKYFPDWEFGKYFHVENGTIVE; encoded by the coding sequence ATGAAAGTTAATAAAATAATTCTGAGAAACATTCGAAATTATGTAAATCTTTCCTTAGATTTTACCCAAGGGATTAATATATTTATTGGGCAAAATGCACAAGGAAAGACCAATATCCTAGAATCTATTTATTATGGCGCAATGGGACGCTCTCATCGTACGAATGTAGATGCTGAGCTGATTCGCTGGCAGCAGGAAGATGGCAGTATTACAATTGAATTTTCCCGCATGAATATTGAAAATAGCTTGGTCATGAAGCTGAGCAACAGTCAAAAAAAAGAAATCATATCAAATCATTATGCAATAAAACCTCGGGAACTCATTGGTTTACTGAATGTTGTATTATTTTCTCCTGAAGATTTAATGTTAATAAAAGGGATGCCTGCTATGCGTAGGCGTTTTTTAGATATAGAGATTTCACAAGCAAATCCAAGCTATTATCAGCAGCTATTAAAATATAATCGCATCGTATCCCAACGAAATAATTTGTTAAAAAAAATCAGAGAAAATAAAGATAAACCTGATATGTTAGATGCTTGGGATGAACAGTTAGCTGTTGCAGCTAGTAAAATCGTTACAAAAAGACAAGAGGCAGTTAAGAAATTAGCTATGCTTGCGAATTTAATGCATCGGAAAATAACTGCAAGTAAAGAGAATTTGACTCTTGTGTATCATAAGCATGAAATTACCGAAACGGGAGCTGAAAATCTGATAAAAGAATATAAGGCTAAATTTGTGCAGCAGCGACAAAACGATATTTGGCGTGGCAGCACAAGTATCGGACCTCATAAAGATGATCTAATTCTCACAGTGAATGGTATAAATTTAAGAACATTTGGCTCCCAAGGTCAACAACGTACAGGAGTTTTGTCATTAAAATTAGCAGAGTTGGAATTTATTAAATCAGAAACTGGAGAATATCCCATTTTGTTACTGGATGATGTGATGAGTGAATTGGATGCAACACGCCGAGAACATTTATTAGTTTTTATCAAAGATCGTGTCCAAACCATCATTACGGCCACGGAAGAAAAATATTTTCCAGATTGGGAATTTGGAAAATATTTTCATGTAGAAAATGGTACTATAGTGGAGTGA
- a CDS encoding DUF721 domain-containing protein, whose protein sequence is MQKMKDIVSNTIRNLGLQKPYNDQSVIVHWSEIVGDDIAANAYARSVQQGTLMVSVNSSVWSHHLSMMKESIIDKINQFIGYKLIFDIRFQAGYFSNSQNEEDTAINAIPNIKYQLSKVKLDEYDVQTMQETSNHISDKYLKQKILRIMRKDFALKKIKKQHNWHQCASCTVLCPPEETYCTACTLNKKQKLLYTIINTLKEIPWIRYAELYEHITCTEEEFQQAKYTLTAFISRDIQEGDNDKFKIMSFIMLTTGAKIEAVNDAIINKTLEKFRRKK, encoded by the coding sequence ATGCAAAAAATGAAAGATATAGTATCGAATACGATCAGAAATTTAGGCTTGCAGAAGCCATACAACGACCAATCTGTTATTGTACATTGGTCAGAAATCGTCGGTGATGATATTGCTGCCAATGCATACGCTCGTTCTGTTCAGCAAGGAACGCTAATGGTTAGTGTGAATAGTTCTGTATGGTCTCATCATTTATCCATGATGAAAGAAAGCATTATTGATAAAATAAATCAATTTATTGGCTATAAACTTATTTTTGATATTCGTTTTCAAGCAGGATATTTTAGTAATTCCCAGAATGAAGAAGATACTGCTATAAATGCAATACCTAATATAAAATATCAATTAAGTAAGGTTAAATTAGATGAATATGATGTACAAACTATGCAGGAAACCAGTAATCATATAAGTGATAAATACTTAAAGCAAAAAATATTGCGCATTATGCGTAAGGATTTTGCTTTAAAAAAAATAAAAAAACAGCATAACTGGCACCAGTGTGCCAGTTGTACTGTTTTATGTCCGCCGGAAGAAACCTATTGTACTGCTTGCACACTTAATAAAAAGCAAAAATTACTGTATACTATTATAAATACTCTAAAAGAAATACCATGGATACGTTATGCTGAATTATATGAACATATTACTTGTACAGAAGAGGAATTTCAGCAAGCTAAATATACATTAACTGCATTCATTAGCCGGGATATCCAAGAAGGAGATAATGATAAATTTAAAATAATGAGTTTTATAATGCTAACTACAGGAGCTAAGATTGAAGCTGTAAATGATGCAATTATCAATAAAACCTTAGAAAAATTCAGGAGGAAAAAGTAA
- the remB gene encoding extracellular matrix regulator RemB, which produces MFLHLGADMVVPLRDVISITDLKSKRSGINKEFIKKMRDEKKVFDVSENDPKSFIITTNKVYLSAISSLTLKKRAIDFHIYENI; this is translated from the coding sequence ATGTTTTTACACCTGGGAGCCGATATGGTCGTTCCTTTGCGTGATGTTATTTCTATTACTGATCTAAAATCAAAACGATCAGGTATTAATAAAGAATTTATTAAGAAAATGCGCGATGAGAAAAAGGTTTTTGATGTTTCAGAAAATGATCCCAAGAGTTTTATTATTACTACGAATAAAGTATATCTATCTGCTATTTCATCTTTAACATTAAAGAAAAGGGCAATTGATTTTCATATCTATGAAAATATTTAA